A window of Ptychodera flava strain L36383 chromosome 1, AS_Pfla_20210202, whole genome shotgun sequence contains these coding sequences:
- the LOC139142674 gene encoding uncharacterized protein, giving the protein MQVSLHTMESSCMYSISVGLLEPIQHFMSVYIQWSHHVCTVLVWAFWNLFSILLLKPLCAGLITVTVSSHTMESVCMYSKSVDLLVATQNLLMSIYIYMQWSHHACRDLCGPS; this is encoded by the exons GTCAGTTTACATACAATGGAGTCatcatgtatgtacagtattagTGTGGGCCTTCTGGAACCTATTCAGCATTTTAT GTCAGTTTACATACAATGGAGTCatcatgtatgtacagtattagTGTGGGCCTTCTGGAATCTATTCAGCATTTTAT TGTTAAAACCCCTATGTGCTGGCCTtatcacagtaacg GTCAGTTCACATACAATGGAGTCAGTGTGTATGTACAGTAAGAGTGTGGATTTACTGGTAGCTACTCAGAATTTATTAAT GTCAATTTACATCTACATGCAATGGAGTCATCATGCATGTAGAGATTTGTGTGGGCCTTCCTGA